One window of Paenibacillus sp. FSL K6-3182 genomic DNA carries:
- a CDS encoding DNA-binding response regulator has product MSFQSVYECWLGLHLKKSSGEYRRRLEQGHGHAEKLFLERVWYPTFHQLDGLIPEFEIADFRDGTRFLDFAYLKSGLLLAIEIDGYRTHSSETTRWQFSDSLMRQNHLVLDGWKILRFSYDDLKEKPRMCQQLLQQFMGRSLIGNKQDTSADAFLQLEVLRYASQLQYPIRPTDVIDLLKIKKREAQKLLHRMVLNQALLPAGNGTQRIRCYKVNQEQLHTLLFTSL; this is encoded by the coding sequence TTGTCGTTTCAATCGGTATACGAATGTTGGCTGGGACTTCATCTGAAAAAGAGTAGTGGAGAATATAGACGGAGGCTGGAGCAAGGACATGGACACGCTGAAAAATTATTTTTAGAAAGGGTGTGGTATCCTACCTTCCATCAACTTGATGGGCTTATTCCAGAGTTTGAGATTGCTGATTTTCGAGACGGCACTCGTTTTTTGGACTTTGCATATTTAAAATCAGGCTTACTGCTAGCGATCGAAATTGATGGATATCGCACTCATTCCTCAGAAACCACTCGTTGGCAGTTTTCAGATTCATTAATGCGACAAAACCACCTTGTGCTCGACGGTTGGAAAATATTACGTTTTTCCTATGATGACCTAAAAGAAAAACCGCGAATGTGCCAACAGCTTCTCCAACAATTTATGGGTAGGAGCTTAATTGGCAATAAACAAGATACAAGCGCTGATGCATTCTTGCAGTTGGAAGTATTACGTTATGCTTCTCAACTACAGTATCCTATCCGGCCCACTGATGTAATCGATCTTCTAAAAATCAAAAAACGCGAAGCTCAAAAACTGCTTCACCGTATGGTTCTCAATCAAGCCTTGTTGCCCGCAGGGAATGGCACCCAGAGAATTCGATGCTACAAAGTAAACCAAGAGCAGCTGCATACTCTATTATTCACATCACTTTAG
- the spoIIGA gene encoding sigma-E processing peptidase SpoIIGA — MSIVLPGAGCRPFTASCRKVTEVAVYVDVMFLRELLVDGAILLTTAWARHLKPKPWRVLLASAVGACYVVLMLFPQLSFLFTFAVKVATSLLILWIAFGFASIQHYMRNVAAFYAVNFVAAGAVLGLYYLFMQGSREVWKTMMFVNGNMRVELKMGLFYLIAALCIGLYIYRAVLTQKRERELVQTHLAEVKIMIGERIQTCIGLIDTGNQLYDPLTRTPVMVMEASLWQDDLPESWLNSIRDAQVDRLVAGMDEHTFVWQDRLRLVPFRGVNRGSQFMLAIKPDAVEITREGQVFETRKVLIGLDGGKLTSDGAYRAIIHPSMVQQ; from the coding sequence GTGTCAATCGTTCTCCCGGGTGCCGGCTGCAGGCCGTTTACCGCCAGTTGCAGGAAGGTGACCGAAGTGGCTGTTTATGTTGATGTTATGTTTTTACGAGAGCTGCTCGTTGACGGTGCTATTCTATTAACTACTGCTTGGGCACGTCATCTTAAACCGAAGCCTTGGCGAGTATTATTGGCTTCTGCTGTCGGAGCTTGTTATGTCGTTTTAATGCTTTTTCCACAATTATCTTTTTTATTCACATTTGCAGTTAAGGTTGCTACGTCGTTATTGATTTTATGGATTGCTTTTGGCTTTGCCTCGATTCAGCACTATATGAGGAATGTTGCAGCGTTTTATGCGGTTAACTTTGTGGCTGCTGGAGCTGTGCTTGGACTTTATTATTTGTTCATGCAAGGGTCCCGTGAGGTTTGGAAAACGATGATGTTCGTAAACGGAAACATGCGTGTGGAGCTTAAGATGGGATTGTTTTATTTGATTGCTGCGTTATGTATCGGATTGTATATATACCGTGCCGTATTGACGCAAAAAAGAGAAAGGGAGCTGGTGCAAACTCATTTGGCAGAAGTGAAAATTATGATTGGAGAACGTATACAAACCTGCATAGGCCTGATCGACACCGGCAATCAGCTTTATGATCCACTTACACGGACACCGGTCATGGTAATGGAGGCATCCTTGTGGCAAGATGATTTACCTGAATCGTGGTTGAATAGCATACGAGATGCACAAGTGGATCGTCTTGTAGCGGGAATGGATGAGCACACCTTTGTTTGGCAAGATCGACTTCGTCTTGTACCATTCAGAGGTGTCAATCGAGGGTCACAGTTCATGCTAGCGATAAAGCCGGATGCGGTTGAAATTACTAGGGAAGGACAAGTTTTTGAAACGCGGAAGGTGCTTATCGGGCTTGACGGCGGTAAGTTAACGTCTGATGGGGCATATCGAGCCATTATCCATCCGTCTATGGTACAACAGTAA
- the sigE gene encoding RNA polymerase sporulation sigma factor SigE, which yields MLVKYKLILQLYYYRVMFLFGLKSEEIYYIGGSEALPPPLTREEEEYLLEKLPTGDTAIRAMLIERNLRLVVYIARKFENTGIHIEDLVSIGAIGLIKAVNTFDPEKKIKLATYASRCIENEILMYLRRNSKTRTEVSFDEPLNIDWDGNELLLSDVLGTENDTIYRNIEEQVDRKLLHKALDKLSERERIIMELRFGLADGEEKTQKDVADLLGISQSYISRLEKRIIKRLRKEFNKMV from the coding sequence ATGCTCGTCAAGTACAAACTGATCCTTCAGTTATATTATTATCGTGTCATGTTTTTATTCGGATTAAAAAGTGAAGAAATTTATTACATTGGTGGCAGTGAGGCATTACCGCCTCCCCTAACACGTGAAGAGGAAGAATATTTGCTGGAAAAACTGCCTACCGGCGATACGGCTATTCGCGCAATGCTAATCGAACGTAATTTAAGGCTAGTCGTATACATCGCTCGTAAGTTTGAGAATACCGGCATTCATATTGAAGATCTCGTATCAATCGGCGCGATCGGTCTAATTAAGGCGGTTAACACGTTTGATCCTGAGAAAAAGATTAAGCTGGCCACCTACGCCTCGCGTTGTATTGAAAATGAAATATTGATGTACCTGCGCCGCAATAGCAAGACGCGTACCGAAGTGTCCTTTGATGAACCGCTTAACATCGACTGGGATGGAAATGAACTGCTTCTATCGGATGTGCTCGGAACGGAGAATGACACGATTTACCGTAATATTGAAGAGCAGGTAGATCGTAAGCTGCTTCACAAAGCGCTTGATAAATTGTCAGAGCGTGAACGAATTATTATGGAGCTTCGCTTCGGTCTTGCCGACGGCGAGGAAAAAACACAAAAGGATGTTGCCGATCTTCTTGGCATTTCACAGTCCTATATTTCACGCCTTGAGAAGCGAATTATTAAAAGGCTTCGTAAAGAATTTAACAAAATGGTTTAA
- the sigG gene encoding RNA polymerase sporulation sigma factor SigG, protein MTRNKVEICGVDTAKLPVLNNVEMRELFTALQTRNEWAAREKLVNGNLRLVLSVIQRFNNRGEFVDDLFQVGCIGLMKAIDNFDLSQNVKFSTYAVPMIIGEIRRYLRDNNPIRVSRSLRDIAYKALQVRDSLTNKNSREPTIFEISEALNVPKEDVVFALDAIQDPVSLFEPIYHDGGDPIYVMDQISDERNKDVSWIEEIALREAMHKLNDREKMILSMRFFEGKTQMEVADEIGISQAQVSRLEKSAIQQMQKHVKT, encoded by the coding sequence TTGACCCGAAATAAAGTCGAGATCTGTGGAGTGGATACCGCGAAACTGCCTGTCCTTAATAATGTCGAAATGAGAGAATTGTTTACGGCATTACAAACCCGTAATGAGTGGGCAGCAAGAGAGAAATTAGTTAACGGTAATCTGCGGCTAGTGCTTAGCGTTATACAACGGTTTAACAATAGGGGAGAGTTTGTAGACGACTTATTCCAGGTCGGATGCATTGGACTTATGAAGGCGATAGATAATTTCGACCTTAGCCAAAATGTCAAATTTTCCACCTATGCCGTACCGATGATTATCGGGGAAATACGCCGTTACTTGCGTGACAATAACCCTATACGCGTATCACGCAGCTTGAGAGACATCGCCTACAAGGCGCTTCAAGTTAGGGATAGCTTGACGAACAAAAACTCACGCGAACCGACGATTTTTGAAATATCGGAAGCATTAAACGTTCCGAAGGAAGATGTCGTATTCGCACTGGATGCCATTCAAGATCCTGTTTCATTGTTTGAACCGATCTACCATGATGGCGGCGATCCTATTTATGTTATGGACCAAATTAGTGACGAACGAAACAAAGACGTATCGTGGATCGAGGAAATCGCGCTTCGGGAAGCTATGCATAAGCTGAACGACCGTGAAAAAATGATTTTGTCGATGCGCTTTTTCGAAGGCAAGACGCAAATGGAGGTAGCCGATGAAATCGGCATCTCACAGGCACAGGTATCTCGTTTGGAAAAATCGGCTATTCAGCAAATGCAAAAGCATGTAAAAACATAA
- a CDS encoding DUF3995 domain-containing protein → MQSLLAALISAVLFVIGVIHIYWVLGGRHGISIAVPTKNYTSQPLFKPRPVGTAAVAVLFFAGAAFILMFADIIPVIGPASLPSIAAWALAIIFLARAVGEFRAVGLFKTIRNTHFARMDTYVYSPLCLIISFLSFWLMIMD, encoded by the coding sequence ATGCAATCGTTATTAGCAGCGCTCATTAGTGCGGTGTTGTTCGTCATCGGCGTGATACATATATATTGGGTGTTAGGTGGTCGGCATGGAATCTCCATTGCTGTCCCGACAAAGAATTATACATCTCAGCCTCTTTTTAAACCTCGTCCCGTTGGTACGGCAGCTGTTGCAGTACTTTTCTTTGCGGGCGCCGCTTTCATACTTATGTTTGCTGATATTATCCCTGTCATCGGACCAGCATCGCTGCCCTCCATTGCAGCATGGGCACTTGCTATTATTTTTTTGGCTAGAGCAGTTGGTGAGTTTCGTGCAGTCGGGTTATTCAAAACGATTCGAAACACGCATTTTGCACGGATGGATACGTATGTCTACTCTCCGCTTTGTCTGATCATCAGTTTCTTATCTTTTTGGTTAATGATTATGGATTAG
- a CDS encoding TetR/AcrR family transcriptional regulator gives MPKIVATELDWIKLGLQKFSEGGVEALVIEQLAKQLNSSKTSFYWYFKNRILYVDRIIHYWHEQTTISIIAHIQQHDSLEPKQKVHQLLSVMFSTIEGKDFIYHFRKLGTTSPAYAVLLQQIEQQRLDYMSGLLIACELLEDEAKNTSELLYSYYLGWYERNKHRTLNPEETKKQIDLLMPFIEKNHT, from the coding sequence ATGCCAAAAATCGTCGCAACGGAACTCGATTGGATTAAGCTAGGACTGCAAAAATTTTCTGAAGGGGGTGTCGAAGCTCTCGTTATCGAACAGCTCGCTAAGCAGTTAAACAGCAGTAAAACCAGCTTCTATTGGTATTTTAAAAATCGTATTTTGTATGTGGATCGTATTATTCATTACTGGCATGAACAAACAACCATATCAATCATCGCTCATATTCAGCAGCATGATTCATTAGAACCGAAGCAAAAGGTACACCAGCTGCTCAGCGTCATGTTCAGCACGATAGAAGGAAAAGATTTTATTTATCATTTCCGAAAATTAGGAACGACATCGCCTGCGTATGCCGTGCTGCTTCAGCAAATTGAGCAGCAGCGCTTGGATTATATGAGCGGCTTGCTCATAGCGTGCGAATTATTAGAAGATGAGGCAAAAAATACATCTGAACTCTTATACAGTTATTACTTGGGATGGTACGAACGAAATAAACATCGTACTCTCAATCCGGAAGAAACCAAGAAGCAGATTGACCTGCTCATGCCGTTTATTGAAAAAAATCATACATGA
- a CDS encoding YlmC/YmxH family sporulation protein, whose protein sequence is MKISDFQTKDVINIVDGKKLGQITDLELDLRQGRIDSIVVPQYTKFLGMFGGGGTEVVIPWRNIVKIGADVVLVRMDDTKQIRSEEEDLHARS, encoded by the coding sequence ATGAAAATATCTGATTTTCAAACAAAGGACGTTATTAATATTGTGGACGGAAAAAAGCTAGGTCAAATAACGGATTTGGAGCTTGATCTGCGGCAAGGTCGGATCGATTCTATTGTGGTGCCGCAGTATACTAAGTTTTTGGGGATGTTTGGCGGTGGCGGCACGGAAGTCGTCATTCCATGGCGCAATATTGTGAAAATTGGGGCAGATGTTGTGCTCGTTCGAATGGATGACACGAAACAGATTCGTTCCGAGGAAGAAGATTTGCACGCTCGCTCATAA
- the pgeF gene encoding peptidoglycan editing factor PgeF, with product MEAFKHNQSAKGPSLFLLSEWESRYDRLNTGFTGRQGGVSEGHFSSLNMGLHVKDQDAAVISNRRLLTDAIGWPFEAWTCAEQVHGNRVWQVTEADKGKGRNSLDDVLRDCDAIMTNVPGVLLTSFYADCVPLYFYDPEHDAVALAHAGWKGTVQQIAVETVRAMEQAYGTDPKALVAAIGPSIGGCCYEVDGPVIEQVQALLTGLSLTQEEVESMLKQSEDGKANLDLKEINRQIMIKAGILPIRIELTEWCTGCRRDLFFSHRKEGGLTGRMASWIGIRER from the coding sequence ATGGAAGCTTTTAAACATAATCAATCAGCGAAGGGACCTTCGCTTTTTTTATTGTCTGAATGGGAATCACGTTACGATCGTTTGAATACGGGGTTTACAGGACGTCAAGGCGGGGTTAGCGAAGGCCACTTTTCATCGTTAAACATGGGCTTGCACGTCAAGGATCAAGATGCCGCAGTTATATCGAACAGGCGATTGCTGACCGATGCTATCGGCTGGCCTTTTGAAGCGTGGACATGTGCTGAACAGGTGCATGGAAACCGGGTATGGCAAGTGACTGAAGCAGATAAAGGCAAAGGTAGAAATAGTCTGGACGATGTGCTCAGGGATTGTGATGCTATCATGACTAACGTCCCTGGGGTTCTGCTGACTTCTTTTTACGCAGATTGTGTCCCATTGTATTTCTATGATCCAGAGCATGATGCGGTGGCGCTTGCCCATGCCGGTTGGAAGGGAACCGTCCAGCAGATCGCTGTTGAAACGGTACGAGCAATGGAGCAAGCATATGGAACCGACCCTAAAGCGCTTGTGGCAGCGATAGGGCCTTCTATAGGAGGCTGCTGCTATGAGGTGGATGGTCCAGTCATAGAGCAAGTACAGGCACTTTTGACTGGTCTGAGCTTGACGCAAGAAGAAGTGGAATCAATGCTTAAGCAAAGCGAGGATGGCAAAGCGAACTTAGACTTGAAAGAAATAAACCGACAGATTATGATAAAAGCAGGAATTTTGCCGATACGTATCGAATTAACAGAGTGGTGCACTGGATGCAGACGGGATTTATTTTTTTCTCATCGCAAAGAAGGTGGCTTAACCGGCCGAATGGCCAGTTGGATCGGCATTCGGGAGAGGTGA
- a CDS encoding YggS family pyridoxal phosphate-dependent enzyme — MSFTLENRIELVEERIKKACERAGRSRDEVQIIAVTKYVSLDTTKAALGQGLLHLGENRWQDAQAKWEAISSSDDLAAEDQPIWHFIGSLQTNKVKDVIGKFTYMHSLDRLSLAEAINKRASQLGIIVPCFIQVNVSGEDSKQGINPDELFPFVEQLAKFNSIKPIGLMTMAPYEAEPEQTRPVFRALRELRDELERRSEHPNTITQLSMGMSNDFEVAIEEGTTWIRLGTILVGKEEE; from the coding sequence ATGTCATTCACATTAGAGAATAGAATTGAGCTTGTGGAAGAGCGAATTAAGAAAGCTTGCGAGCGTGCCGGGCGCAGCAGAGATGAAGTTCAAATTATTGCTGTTACGAAATATGTTTCTTTAGATACTACGAAGGCTGCCCTAGGGCAAGGCTTGCTTCATTTGGGTGAAAATCGTTGGCAGGACGCGCAGGCGAAGTGGGAAGCGATAAGCAGCAGTGACGATCTAGCAGCAGAGGATCAGCCTATCTGGCATTTTATCGGTTCATTGCAAACGAATAAGGTGAAGGACGTCATTGGGAAGTTTACATACATGCATTCGTTGGACAGGCTATCGCTTGCTGAAGCCATAAATAAGCGTGCTTCCCAGCTAGGAATTATCGTTCCTTGCTTTATTCAAGTAAATGTATCTGGAGAAGATTCCAAGCAAGGCATTAATCCAGACGAGCTCTTTCCCTTTGTGGAGCAGCTTGCTAAGTTTAATTCGATCAAGCCAATTGGTTTGATGACGATGGCTCCTTATGAAGCCGAACCAGAGCAAACGAGACCCGTCTTTAGAGCATTGCGAGAGCTGAGGGATGAATTAGAGCGGCGCTCGGAACATCCAAACACCATCACCCAGTTATCAATGGGCATGTCGAATGATTTTGAGGTTGCCATCGAAGAAGGAACGACATGGATTCGCCTTGGTACGATATTAGTAGGGAAAGAGGAGGAATAG
- the sepF gene encoding cell division protein SepF, producing MSVMNRFMSFLGLQDEEEVVERERVVQQEEQEAETSPFEARKNTKSNNVVSIHSQKNVRVVLSEPRSYDEAQEIADHLRSRRAVIVNLQRVRSDLAVRIVDFLSGTVYALGGSISKLGPNIFLCTPDSVEIQGAITEMLAEENDYNKMR from the coding sequence ATGAGCGTCATGAACCGCTTTATGAGTTTTCTCGGCTTGCAAGATGAAGAAGAAGTTGTAGAGAGAGAACGTGTTGTACAGCAGGAAGAACAAGAAGCTGAAACTTCTCCCTTCGAGGCACGTAAAAACACGAAGAGCAATAATGTCGTCAGCATTCATTCACAGAAGAATGTCCGGGTAGTACTTAGCGAGCCAAGGTCTTATGATGAAGCGCAAGAAATTGCTGATCATTTGCGTTCACGCCGTGCAGTAATCGTGAATCTTCAACGTGTTCGCAGCGATCTTGCTGTTCGAATTGTTGATTTTCTAAGCGGTACCGTGTACGCTTTAGGCGGAAGCATCTCTAAGCTAGGACCCAATATTTTTCTTTGTACGCCGGATTCAGTCGAAATTCAAGGTGCTATAACGGAAATGCTGGCGGAGGAGAACGACTACAACAAAATGAGGTGA
- a CDS encoding YggT family protein, with protein sequence MDEVYSIVMLVQKIYTFMIIGYVLLSWLPNARESFIGVFLGKLVEPYLGIFRKFIPPIGGMLDLSPILAVFALQFVAYGLIAVIGFFI encoded by the coding sequence ATGGATGAAGTTTATAGTATTGTGATGCTGGTACAAAAAATTTACACGTTTATGATCATTGGTTATGTGCTGCTATCTTGGTTGCCTAACGCTCGTGAAAGCTTTATCGGCGTATTTCTAGGTAAGCTGGTTGAGCCATACTTAGGTATTTTCAGAAAGTTTATTCCGCCAATCGGAGGCATGCTGGATCTTTCGCCAATCCTTGCCGTGTTCGCATTGCAATTTGTAGCGTATGGCCTGATTGCAGTAATCGGATTTTTTATTTGA
- a CDS encoding YlmH/Sll1252 family protein, whose product MKQGIYDHFHPDEKPFVDRAEEWIERSAQQHELKRTDFLDPRQAQILTILANRNPDVNVRFDGGYDQAERRRAIIGPDYRNLDDENAGISVLVVNGPGQAQMELDHGDFLGALLGLGIKRDRIGDIHVHEHFCHIIVMDEIADYLNIHLRQVHRINVLTDVLPLSKLQTALVKLEEMSLSVASMRLDGIASDVYRISRSKIVDPIRAGRCRVNWKSEEDPSEQLRAGDVVSFKGLGRFKVLEVDGVTKKGRIRVKIGKFI is encoded by the coding sequence ATGAAACAAGGAATATACGATCATTTCCATCCCGATGAGAAACCTTTCGTAGATCGGGCGGAGGAATGGATAGAGCGGTCCGCACAGCAGCATGAGCTGAAGCGGACCGATTTTTTAGACCCAAGACAAGCGCAAATATTGACTATTTTGGCAAATCGCAACCCTGATGTTAATGTCCGGTTTGATGGCGGTTATGATCAAGCTGAGCGTAGACGAGCCATTATAGGTCCAGATTATCGAAATTTGGATGACGAAAATGCTGGCATATCTGTTCTTGTAGTTAATGGACCGGGACAAGCCCAAATGGAATTAGATCATGGTGATTTTTTAGGAGCACTGCTTGGACTTGGTATAAAACGTGACCGAATTGGTGACATACATGTGCATGAGCATTTTTGTCATATCATTGTTATGGATGAAATTGCGGATTACTTGAATATCCATCTGAGACAGGTTCATCGGATTAATGTGCTGACAGACGTACTACCACTATCTAAGCTTCAGACGGCTTTGGTTAAGCTGGAGGAAATGAGTTTGTCAGTTGCTTCTATGCGATTGGACGGGATTGCGAGCGATGTTTATCGCATAAGCAGATCCAAAATCGTTGATCCGATTCGAGCAGGAAGATGCAGGGTGAATTGGAAATCGGAAGAAGACCCATCCGAGCAGCTTCGAGCGGGTGACGTTGTGTCATTCAAAGGACTTGGCCGATTTAAAGTACTAGAGGTGGATGGCGTGACAAAAAAAGGCAGAATTCGAGTAAAGATCGGCAAATTTATTTGA
- a CDS encoding DivIVA domain-containing protein: MPLSPLDIHNKEFGRRLRGYDEDEVNEFLDQVIKDYESLIRENKEMQNQVLGLQERLNHFTNIEETLSKTIIVAQEAADEVRNNAKKEAQLIIKESEKNADRIINDSLAKSRKVSLEVEELKKQASVYRARFRTLVEAQLELLSVDGWDTLEPHVRQTEHELTRG, encoded by the coding sequence ATGCCGTTATCGCCATTGGACATACATAACAAAGAGTTTGGTCGGAGATTACGTGGCTACGATGAGGATGAAGTTAATGAATTTCTAGATCAGGTCATCAAAGACTATGAATCGCTCATTCGTGAAAATAAAGAAATGCAAAACCAAGTATTAGGCTTGCAGGAAAGATTGAATCATTTTACGAATATCGAAGAAACGCTTAGCAAAACGATTATAGTTGCACAAGAAGCAGCCGATGAAGTAAGAAACAACGCGAAGAAAGAAGCACAGTTGATCATTAAGGAATCAGAGAAAAACGCTGATCGAATTATCAATGATTCACTTGCCAAGTCTCGCAAGGTTTCTCTTGAGGTGGAAGAGCTTAAAAAACAAGCTTCCGTATACCGTGCTCGTTTCCGTACACTTGTAGAAGCTCAGCTTGAACTGCTTTCCGTAGATGGTTGGGATACGTTGGAGCCGCATGTAAGACAAACCGAGCATGAATTGACTCGCGGCTAG